Below is a genomic region from Fodinibius saliphilus.
AAATCCCCATAATTTGTGGAGAAGAAAGGTCGAGCCTTTGGTCTCTTATTAGAAAAGTTTGTTTCGCGGGAGAGCTTTGCTTCATTAATTGCCGGATATGAGATTACGTTACAAAGTGATTAGGCAACTACACTTAAAAACATAATCACCTAAACACTGCATATATACTACCAGGTTTCTTGAAGATGTTCGAGCTTTTCTTCGACTTCTGCCCATTCATCGGCATCTTCCATCTCTTCTGTGGTTTGATTAATTATATGATCAGCCCACTCTTCGGCCAGCTGTTCATTAAGATCGATATAGTGCTCCCATTCCATAGGTACTTCATCATCGGGATAAATCGCTTCTACCGGGCATTCTGCCACACAAGCATCACAATCAATACATTCAAGCGGATCAATCGTCAGGAAGTTGGGGCCTTCCCGAAAGGCATCAACCGGGCACACTGCTGCGCAATTTGTATACTTACAGTTAATGCATGGTTCTGTTACTACGTAGGCCATTAGGTTCTTCTATTCTATTGCTGTTTTAAATTTGGACTAAATATCTCGGCTTCAGCGGATAGATGCAATGTTGATCGGCAAGAAACCTTAATTTAGAAGAACTCTAACGCTATCGATCGCGCCATCGTTCTGTGCCGGTGTGGTCCCCATTAAATGGTTTATTAATTCGTATATATGAATATTCTGGAAAGCTGCTACCGTTGAACCTGTTTTAAAAGCCGGACCTCGTGCTAAAAACAGTGCCTGCATTTCTTTATTCTTATTATCATAACCATGAGTGGCACGAGGCAGCGAATTTAGAAACTGTTGTTTATAATCCTCATCAAGAATGGTATAACCTAAATCAGCTACCATTACGATATCTTCCACACGTCGATGGTTCTTCAAATGATACCGTTCGGGCAACTCCTCTTTTTTATAAACTTTATAATTATTTTCAGCGGCCTTTAATGCTTGATACACCTTCTCACTTTTCTCTTCCGCAGGCTGAATCATCGTCATAGGTCCCCAAAGTACCCGTTCAACATCATTCATTTTAATGATCTTATCCAAGCTGATAATCTTATCAGCGGCTTGATTGACCATACCATGGTCAGATACGATCAGGATATTGGTTTTTCCCCAGATTCCTTTCTCTTTCATTCTCATCTTGAGATAACCAACCAGTTCATCTGAAAGTCGGATTGCGTTTTTCAGCGAATCAGACTGGATGCCATATCGGTGTCCTTTGGTATCTACGTAACTATAATAGAGAGTAGCAAAATCTACATCCTTACCAGCAGGCATCGTCATCCATTTTATAACGGTATCAATACGGGCTCGCAGCCTCATATCTGCATCATATGGTTTCCAATACGTTGGATACATGTCCTGTATATCAGCTTCAGAACCTACCCAAAACATGGTACCGGTACGCACACCCTGTTTTTCGAGCGTATTCCATATTGGTTCCCCACCATACCACTTGCCATTTTCAACAGCCTCACGATCTCGTATGCGGTACCACTCATCCCATTTAGGATCGTACATGGTATTACCAATAAAACCAGTATTCTCTGGATATAATCCCGTAGCTATAGAATAGTGGTTGGGAAAGGTTTTGCTTGGGAATACGGGAATTAACCCCTCAGATTGCACGCCCCCGGCAACCAGTGAATCGAAGTGTGGGGTATCAACCTTATTGAGATAATCATATCGAAAACCGTCAAAAGAAATTAACAGTGTCTTTTGATCTGGCAAAAGGGTATCAGTCGTTGACTTATTACACCCAAAGCTGACAAAAGACGTTGCAATAACTAAAACGATGGCTAGTGCTCTTTTCGTCATCAAAAAAATAGAGGATTAAATGAATTATATTACAAGGTTAGAAAGGTACAAAATAATGTGCAGAAGCAGCGCTTAGAGAATAACTTTTTACGCAAAAATACAAAAGGCAGCCCGGATGGACTGCCTTTTAATACAATAGTTAAGATTGCTTTTTAAAACGTATAGCGTATTCCAAACTGCATTAACCAACGTGAACTATAGGTTCCGAAATCCTGTATGCTTTGCTGGAACATATCATCTGTATTTTTAATGCTATTCGGATCATAATTCAGATTATATACAGGAGTATAATCTCCATTACCGGGATCTTGGAACTCTATAAACTCTATGGGTTCATAGGTTCCCCCAACATTATATCGGCTTCCCCAACTTTTATCAAACAGATCTCCCAACAACGCTGTGAAGTTAAATATATCCAGGGTAAACTCGAGCTTATGTCTGCGATTCATAAAATCAGCAAACAGCTCTTGCTCAACCTTAAGGTCAATAATGTGTTCGAAAGGTGCCCTGGATGCGTTGCGCTCGGCATATTGCCCACGCCGACTACTCAAATAATCACTGCTTTCAATGAACTCATTAAATGCTGCTATCTGTTCCGATACAGTGTATATAACATTGTTGTTGCCATCCGTTATTGGAGCCCATGTTAAATTTGATGCATCTTCGGGAACATAAATCAATGAAGCATCATCACCGCCTTCATTTACCAAGTTTTCACTTTGGTCAATAACATAAGAGAATGGTCTTCCTGAAGTGCCTTCATAGAAGAGTGATATAGTTGTAGCCAGATTACCCAAGAACTGTTTACGATAAACCAACGATGCAGTGAGACGATGCCCCATTGAGAAATCTGACCGACTCAATGACAGATTATTAGCACCATTGACATGCTCTTGACCATCCCAGAGCGAATTAATTTGTGAAGAAGTACCCTCATTCAAGACATAAGAATCTCCATATGTCCATGCAACATTTGTTCTGAAATTATCACTGAAGCTCTTTCGAAGCTGAACTGTAAAATCATAAGCATGTCCATCATTGGTATTACTAACTACATGAATATTTGAATATCGGGAATCGATGTATCGATCAGAGCCACTATAATTGTAAAATGGTCGGGTATCGGGGCCATCCAACGTTCCATTTTGAGACTTTAAGTTCACGTTCTCGATAACAATATTATTTACCGTCTTAGTATACTGCACTTCGAAAGTACCGATAATGTCATATGGCAAGCGTTGATCAACCCCTATGCTGGTTCGAAAAACCGTTGGATATCTGAAATCATCAGCAAACATTTCTAAACGACCACTTGGAATACCGGGCTGACCAAAGTCTTCAAGGGTTAACCCATTTGTGGGATCAGGTCGGAATGGAATAGGATCTCCATTATCCAAAGTAAATTCACCCTCGAAAATACCTGCCTCGATAATACCTGTATTCGCCCCGTTGTTTAAAAACATACCTCCCGGCCACACAAAAGGCACACGCCCCAAAAAGACACCGGCCCCTGCACGTAGTTGGGTAGTTCCTTCTCCATCTACATCCCAATTAACCCCAAAACGTGGTGAAATATAGAGCTGTGCCTTCGGAGTTTCTCCCGGACGAGCTCCTTTTAGATTTTTACCCGCTGCCTGCAAGTCTGGTATCGTAGTATTAAATACATCATCTGCATAACCGGGGTCTGTACTAACCTTCGGCATATCAAACCGAAGCCCCCCTGTCAGACGTAAGTCGTCTGTTACTTGCCATTCATCCTGTACATATAGCCCAAGCTGATATGCTTTAAAAGCCCCCGTATTTTGCGCTGCATCACCAATAGTATTTTGACCTCCAACGAGAGAAACACCGCGAAGGTAAAGAGCAGGAGTAGCAGGACTTATATTTGGATCGTTCACTGCACGCACAGACTGCAAAAAGTCATCAGCCCCAAAATAAAAATACCACCCATTATTGAATGGGATAAATTGGTTTGCCATGTCGTAAAACTCGTTATGGGTACCAATAGTTATGGTATGATCTCCAGCAAAAATGTTAAAATCATTGGTGACAGTCAGTATCTGCTGATCTAACAAGTTCGATGTTGAGAATGGCTCATTACCCAACGAAATATCGCCATCACCATCAAAAATAGTTACCGTTGGAAATGCTTCTCCAGCAAAATCACGATCATCCAGCACATCTGTATAACCGATGGTCAACTTGTTCGCCATCCTGTCTCCAAGAGAACTTGTTAATTCCAAAGCAGTAGAATGGGTAGTATTGGGAAAAACTTCGCTGTTCTTTTTGTAATTAATTGTCCCTACTCCGCTTTGGAACCGGTCTGTATTATCAGAAGCAGTGTAACTGTGTCGCAACATCAACTTATGATCTTTATTGATGTTCCAGTTCAACTTAAACAGTGCTTTATCGCTATCCAATGAACTGTTCTTATCACGAAACGTACCTGGATCATATCCCACTTCATTTTGCAAGGTAGTACTTATTTCTTCAAGCTTTGAAATAGTAGCATCTCCCTGGTAACTGTTGATTCCCAAAAATGGTCGCGGAGATTGCGATCTGAGCATTTCAAGATTGGCAAAGAAAAATAGCTTGTCTTCTATGATAGGTCCCCCCAGACGAAAACCAAACCGGTTATTCTTAAAAGCAGGTAATGCTTCACGGTCACTGTTATTAAAATTGGCAAGACCAATAGGAGTTTTTCCTGCCAATCCCTCATTCCTATTAAACCAGTATGCTGAACCTTCAAACTTATTAGTTCCGCTACGGGTTATTGCATTTATTGCTCCCCCGGTAAAACCACCCTGTGTTACATCAAACGGGGAACTATTAATTTGAAACTGTTCAATGGCATCCATACTAATAGGCGATGCACCTGTCTGACCACCATTTGTCCCTTGGGCAGAAAGACCAAACACATCATTATTAACAGCCCCATCAATAAAAATGGAGTTGAACCTGTTATTTTGACCTGCAATGGATATGGCGGCCCCGTCATCATCACTATTTACTACAAATGCCTGTGGATTTAACCGGGTATAATCTGCCAATGACCTACCCACTGTAGGTGCATCCTCGATATCTTCAGTAGAAACGTTTTTACCTATACCGGTTTTTGTTTTGTTAAATACATCTCCCGCTGCAGTTACCGTTACTTCTCCAAGCTCAGTAGAACCTTCAGAAAGGCTAACTTCGAGACTTAATGTTTCTCCCAACTCTAGTTGAAAACCTTCTCTTACATAGGCATCATACCCTACAAATGTAACCCTGATTCTATAGGGACCACCTGCCCTCATGTTACGAATATTAAAAGCGCCGTTAGAATTAGTAGCTGCTCCATATTCCGTTCCCGTAGGCAAATGTCGTGCTAATATATTGGCCCCCGGTAGCGATTCGCCTGACTCACTAACTACCGTTCCTTTTATTGAAGAAGTTGTAACCCCTTGACCCAATCCAATTAACGGTATAAGTAAAAACATCAGTAGTACAATCGAATAACGTTTCATAACTAAATAAGATATGTTCGTTAGAATTTACGACTGCTATATATTGTGACCCTCCTTTAACATTAAAAGAATTTAACACTATTAAATTGTTTTTACATAATCAAATTTCTTACAGAGAATACTGGGCAAAGTATATTCATATAAAAAAAAAGGGCAGCCCGGATGGACTGCCCTTTTTGCTTAACCTAATTTTAAACCTTATAACGGCAATTTAGAATTCGTACTTCAGCGATGCATTCCAAGTTCTACCAAAGCCAAACCATACAAAGTTTCGCTTATCAATACCATTCCAGGTTGGGTCGCCAGACTCAGCATGAATATTAGTATTAGACTCAGCGATATAGGTAGTATTAAAGAGATTATTAACATTAACCCGTAACGAAGCTGATTGACCAAATAGGTCAAACCGGTATGTAGAACCGAGGTCAACCAAACCGTAGGAAGGAAGCTTCAACGCACCTTTATTATCGGGTTGTTTAAAAGCATCTTCAGTAATACTATAGTCAGCATATAAATTATCTACATGGCGATAGCCCGCATCAACACTAAGATCGCCGAAACGGTAATCTGCCTGAATTGAGCCGACAAACTGTGCGGCATCTCCAATCTTAACATCTTTGGTATAGAGTGTAGCTGTACCAACTTGATTTTGATTATCATCAAAAAGGGTAGCGTCGAAGTTATTGGTATATTTCCAATCACCTATAGACAACATACCTTCAATTTTCAAGTTAGATATTGGTCGGTAAGTGGTTTCAAGCTCAATCCCGTTATGACGCTGATCCACATCGTCGAACTGGGCAGTACCAGAAGATCCCTGTCCGATAGGAAAACCTGTTTCAATAAATCGGTTACCCCAAACAGTAGAATAAAGATTCAGACTGACATCAAGGTTATAAGAGGTATAACCATATCCTAACTCAATAGAAGTAATCTTCTCATTTTGAAGATCCGGGTTGACATCATTCTGAAAACTGGGAAACACACCATCAAAAGTTGGCTGTCGTGAAATGAATCCGGCATTAGCAAATACATTATGCCGATCATTTATATTGTAGTTTACACCACCTTTAACATAACCGCCAGGTACATTTTTCTTTTTAGAAAGTGCATTACCGGACTCAGCGAAAAAGTCTTCACGCTGGTAGGACTTATTAGACAATCCACCCTGCAGCACTGCAGATATATTACCATTGTCATACTCAACCATCCCGTTAGCGCCCTGCCAATTAACAAAACCTATATTGTAATAGTCTATCTTAGGACCCGTCAGACCAGTATCCTTAAAAGGAGAGGCATCGATAGTAAGGTCAGGCTCAATAATTTGACCCCTAGAGTTATCATTACCACTAACAAAATAACCATCCAGACCTAACAGATCATTCATCGCGCGGTAGTGATAACCGGTGTACTTACGAAGATCAACCCCTAATGAAAAGGTAAAGTTATCTACTTCAGCTTTAAGCTTTGATATTCCTCCAATCCAGTTGTGAGAGTTCATTGATGCCCGTCGCATCATAACGGCGTTATTAACCCCGTTCTGGCTGTAGCCATCACCCCCAATCTTCTGACCTTGATAAGGTAAAGATCCTGTGTAGCCAGATGTTGTGGATTGGTTACTGTCCACAATGTTATCAAAATTAATTGTACCATCGTTATTCCGTACACCTGTACCATCACCTTCTTCTATAAAATGTTCCGTAAGGTCTTCATCGGGATCCCAATCAGGGCTGAAAGGATAAGCATCAATACTTGAATTAAAATAGTATTCACCACGTGGTCCAGTTCCTCCACCTCGACCGGCGGAACCGTACAATGATGTAGCAAGTGTTACATTTTCACTAATCTCCCAATCCCAGTTAAAGGTAGCCAGAGGTTTGTTATAGAAGTTACGTTCCATGTTATACTCTTCACCGTTTAAAGTACCGCCATTGGTATTCCATCGGGGATCAATACCGTCATCACCAAAGTTTTCAAAGTCTCGAATTGAAACATTTGTACTTCGCTGGTGGTGCCACTGTCCAGCTCCTAAAACAGAAAAGTTAAAAGCGTGA
It encodes:
- a CDS encoding DUF3470 domain-containing protein, which translates into the protein MAYVVTEPCINCKYTNCAAVCPVDAFREGPNFLTIDPLECIDCDACVAECPVEAIYPDDEVPMEWEHYIDLNEQLAEEWADHIINQTTEEMEDADEWAEVEEKLEHLQETW
- a CDS encoding ectonucleotide pyrophosphatase/phosphodiesterase, with the translated sequence MTKRALAIVLVIATSFVSFGCNKSTTDTLLPDQKTLLISFDGFRYDYLNKVDTPHFDSLVAGGVQSEGLIPVFPSKTFPNHYSIATGLYPENTGFIGNTMYDPKWDEWYRIRDREAVENGKWYGGEPIWNTLEKQGVRTGTMFWVGSEADIQDMYPTYWKPYDADMRLRARIDTVIKWMTMPAGKDVDFATLYYSYVDTKGHRYGIQSDSLKNAIRLSDELVGYLKMRMKEKGIWGKTNILIVSDHGMVNQAADKIISLDKIIKMNDVERVLWGPMTMIQPAEEKSEKVYQALKAAENNYKVYKKEELPERYHLKNHRRVEDIVMVADLGYTILDEDYKQQFLNSLPRATHGYDNKNKEMQALFLARGPAFKTGSTVAAFQNIHIYELINHLMGTTPAQNDGAIDSVRVLLN
- a CDS encoding TonB-dependent receptor; this translates as MKRYSIVLLMFLLIPLIGLGQGVTTSSIKGTVVSESGESLPGANILARHLPTGTEYGAATNSNGAFNIRNMRAGGPYRIRVTFVGYDAYVREGFQLELGETLSLEVSLSEGSTELGEVTVTAAGDVFNKTKTGIGKNVSTEDIEDAPTVGRSLADYTRLNPQAFVVNSDDDGAAISIAGQNNRFNSIFIDGAVNNDVFGLSAQGTNGGQTGASPISMDAIEQFQINSSPFDVTQGGFTGGAINAITRSGTNKFEGSAYWFNRNEGLAGKTPIGLANFNNSDREALPAFKNNRFGFRLGGPIIEDKLFFFANLEMLRSQSPRPFLGINSYQGDATISKLEEISTTLQNEVGYDPGTFRDKNSSLDSDKALFKLNWNINKDHKLMLRHSYTASDNTDRFQSGVGTINYKKNSEVFPNTTHSTALELTSSLGDRMANKLTIGYTDVLDDRDFAGEAFPTVTIFDGDGDISLGNEPFSTSNLLDQQILTVTNDFNIFAGDHTITIGTHNEFYDMANQFIPFNNGWYFYFGADDFLQSVRAVNDPNISPATPALYLRGVSLVGGQNTIGDAAQNTGAFKAYQLGLYVQDEWQVTDDLRLTGGLRFDMPKVSTDPGYADDVFNTTIPDLQAAGKNLKGARPGETPKAQLYISPRFGVNWDVDGEGTTQLRAGAGVFLGRVPFVWPGGMFLNNGANTGIIEAGIFEGEFTLDNGDPIPFRPDPTNGLTLEDFGQPGIPSGRLEMFADDFRYPTVFRTSIGVDQRLPYDIIGTFEVQYTKTVNNIVIENVNLKSQNGTLDGPDTRPFYNYSGSDRYIDSRYSNIHVVSNTNDGHAYDFTVQLRKSFSDNFRTNVAWTYGDSYVLNEGTSSQINSLWDGQEHVNGANNLSLSRSDFSMGHRLTASLVYRKQFLGNLATTISLFYEGTSGRPFSYVIDQSENLVNEGGDDASLIYVPEDASNLTWAPITDGNNNVIYTVSEQIAAFNEFIESSDYLSSRRGQYAERNASRAPFEHIIDLKVEQELFADFMNRRHKLEFTLDIFNFTALLGDLFDKSWGSRYNVGGTYEPIEFIEFQDPGNGDYTPVYNLNYDPNSIKNTDDMFQQSIQDFGTYSSRWLMQFGIRYTF
- a CDS encoding TonB-dependent receptor, coding for MKRYISILFALVLFPLLASAQISGRVLEADSNDPLPGANVVIKGTQTGTSAGVDGTFTINAEEGDVLVISFVGYTSKEVSAEDGMVVTLEPNEKVLGEIVVSTKTVDIARARQTPIAVSTISPSEISEEVGNLEFPEIMNDTPGAYATKQGGGYGDSRISLRGFDQSNTAFLINGQPVNDMENGWVYWSNWQGLTDVASGIQIQRGLGASMLAVPSVGGTVSIFTKTAEKEQGGSVSQMVGNDGYIKSTASYNTGLSENGWSASLLLSRWQGNGYVNNTSGEGWTYFAAIGYEPNDSHAFNFSVLGAGQWHHQRSTNVSIRDFENFGDDGIDPRWNTNGGTLNGEEYNMERNFYNKPLATFNWDWEISENVTLATSLYGSAGRGGGTGPRGEYYFNSSIDAYPFSPDWDPDEDLTEHFIEEGDGTGVRNNDGTINFDNIVDSNQSTTSGYTGSLPYQGQKIGGDGYSQNGVNNAVMMRRASMNSHNWIGGISKLKAEVDNFTFSLGVDLRKYTGYHYRAMNDLLGLDGYFVSGNDNSRGQIIEPDLTIDASPFKDTGLTGPKIDYYNIGFVNWQGANGMVEYDNGNISAVLQGGLSNKSYQREDFFAESGNALSKKKNVPGGYVKGGVNYNINDRHNVFANAGFISRQPTFDGVFPSFQNDVNPDLQNEKITSIELGYGYTSYNLDVSLNLYSTVWGNRFIETGFPIGQGSSGTAQFDDVDQRHNGIELETTYRPISNLKIEGMLSIGDWKYTNNFDATLFDDNQNQVGTATLYTKDVKIGDAAQFVGSIQADYRFGDLSVDAGYRHVDNLYADYSITEDAFKQPDNKGALKLPSYGLVDLGSTYRFDLFGQSASLRVNVNNLFNTTYIAESNTNIHAESGDPTWNGIDKRNFVWFGFGRTWNASLKYEF